The following are encoded together in the Oncorhynchus masou masou isolate Uvic2021 chromosome 5, UVic_Omas_1.1, whole genome shotgun sequence genome:
- the ift27 gene encoding intraflagellar transport protein 27 homolog isoform X2, which translates to MFRSDGAHFQKNYSMTAGVELVVKSVNIPETSDSVELYIFDSAGRETFVEACEKLWGQPSVLCLVFDVSSELSFSNCGRWLERVRAHCQGLHIPGVLVGNKSDLSSRKEVETSVAQEWAQSQGLQYHETSAKEMENCEAPFLSLAQLFHALYQDRLQTIQNLA; encoded by the exons ACGGCTGGAGTGGAACTGGTTGTGAAGTCAGTGAACATCCCAGAGACCAGCGACAGTGTG gaaCTGTACATCTTTGACTCTGCCGGGAGGGAAACCTTTGTTGAAGCATGTGAGAAGTTG TGGGGCCAGCCgtctgtgttgtgtctggtgTTTGACGTGAGCAGTGAGCTGTCATTCAGTAACTGTGGTCGCTGGCTGGAGAGGGTCAGGGCCCACTGCCAGGGTCTGCACATCCCAG GTGTGTTGGTGGGTAACAAGTCGGACCTGTCCTCGCGGAAGGAGGTGGAGACCTCGGTAGCCCAGGAGTGGGCCCAaagccaggggctgcagtaccaCGAGACGTCCGCT aaggagatggagaactgTGAAGCTCCCTTTCTGAGTCTAGCCCAGCTGTTCCACGCTCTCTACCAAGACAGACTACAGACCATACAGAATCTGGCCTAA